In Excalfactoria chinensis isolate bCotChi1 chromosome 3, bCotChi1.hap2, whole genome shotgun sequence, one DNA window encodes the following:
- the MGME1 gene encoding mitochondrial genome maintenance exonuclease 1: MLLIRMKLLQLLARKSEKLEMLFQPRFYQKQFPYMCLATSACLYSKKKKVNGYEQVDQEKYKNLVCSVTSYKASAQTPETIFEEDNLLYGQPLKRTPSNKAETKTPKNWVSLINSEKRIPPVSSNSNRPMKIALQKSQMPSVTRILQQTIPPQQAFYLERWKQKMILELGKDGFAEYTKNLFHQGELFHAALESIFLPEEMATKEQGEDSAVSGYLSSVQHVLKDISEVKALESAVQHESLQYLGLVDCVAKYRGQLCVIDWKTSEKPKPFLQNTFDNPLQVAAYIGAINHDANYDFQVTCGLIVVAYKDGCPAHPHFMDPDLCSQYWNKWLLRLEEYMDRN, translated from the exons ATGCTTCTCATCAGAATGAAGCTCCTACAGCTGCTGGCTAGGAAATCTGAGAAactggaaatgctttttcagcCACGTTTTTACCAAAAGCAGTTCCCCTATATGTGTCTGGCTACCTCTGCTTGTCTTtatagcaagaagaaaaaagtgaacGGTTATGAACAAGTTGaccaagaaaaatacaaaaacttgGTATGCTCAGTTACATCTTACAAAGCCAGCGCTCAAACACCAGAGACAATCTTTGAGGAAGACAATTTGTTATATGGACAACCACTTAAACGTACACCTTCAAataaagctgaaacaaaaactcCTAAGAATTGGGTTTCTCTAATAAATTCCGAAAAGAGAATTCCGCCTGTGAGCAGCAATTCAAACCGCCCCATGAAAATTGCTTTACAAAAATCCCAAATGCCCAGCGTTACCCGTATTCTTCAGCAGACTATCCCTCCGCAACAGGCCTTTTATCTAGAAAGATGGAAGCAAAAAATGATACTGGAACTTGGGAAGGATGGTTTTGCGGAGTATACTAAAA ATCTTTTCCACCAAGGAGAACTTTTTCATGCAGCTTTGGAATCTATATTTCTGCCTGAAGAGATGGCAACTAAGGAGCAAGGAGAAGACTCTGCTGTTTCTGGTTACTTATCAAGTGTGCAACATGTTTTAAAAGATATCAGTGAAGTTAAAGCTCTGGAAAGTGCAGTTCAGCATGAAAGTCTTCAGTATCTGGGCCTGGTAGACTGCGTGGCTAAGTATCG AGGACAGCTATGTGTGATTGATTGGAAGACATCAGAGAAACCAAAGCCATTTCTGCAGAATACCTTTGACAACCCGCTGCAAGTTGCAGCATATATTGGAGCCATAAATCATGATGCCAATTATGACTTCCAG GTTACTTGTGGACTCATTGTGGTTGCTTATAAGGACGGCTGCCCCGCACACCCACATTTCATGGATCCAGATCTGTGCTCCCAATACTGGAATAAGTGGCTTTTGCGTCTTGAAGAATACATGGACAGAAACTGA
- the OVOL2 gene encoding transcription factor Ovo-like 2: MPRAFLVKRRSPQPAVRSWAGLPDDERADTYIPGGLGCAPGYEDNCSLESSGSSGTRDPELGDPPTPQAAPAELGAPGGMLLDLAVRRPAVRSKIKFTTGTCTDAAVHSCELCGKGFRLQRMLNRHVKCHSQVKRHLCTFCGKGFNDTFDLKRHVRTHTGIRPYKCEVCNKAFTQRCSLESHLKKIHGVQQQYAYKQRRDKLYVCEDCGYTGPTQEDLYLHVSSVHPSSAFLKKTSKKLAAVLQSKLSPVLQRNSKEDDKDE, encoded by the exons ATGCCCAGAGCCTTCCTGGTGAAGCGGCGCAGCCCGCAGCCCGCCGTAcgcagctgggctgggctgcccgACGACGAACGCGCCGACACCTACATCCCAG GCGGCCTCGGCTGCGCCCCGGGCTACGAAGACAACTGCAGCCTGGAGAGCAGCGGCAGCAGCGGGACGCGGGACCCCGAGCTCGGAGACCCCCCCACGCCGCAGGCGGCCCCCGCGGAGCTGGGTGCGCCCGGGGGGATGCTGCTGGACCTGGCCGTCAGGCGCCCCGCCGTCAGGTCGAAAATCAAG TTCACCACGGGTACCTGTACCGACGCCGCCGTGCACTCCTGCGAGCTGTGCGGCAAGGGCTTCCGCCTGCAGCGCATGTTGAACCGGCACGTCAAGTGCCACAGCCAGGTGAAGAGGCACCTGTGCACCTTCTGCGGGAAGGGCTTCAACGACACCTTTGATCTGAAGCGCCACGTCCGGACCCACACCG GAATCCGTCCTTACAAATGTGAGGTTTGCAACAAAGCATTTACCCAGCGGTGTTCCTTGGAATCCCACCTCAAGAAGATTCACGGAGTGCAGCAGCAATACGCCTACAAACAGAGGCGAGACAAACTGTACGTGTGTGAGGATTGTGGCTACACCGGCCCCACGCAGGAGGACCTGTACCTGCACGTCAGCAGCGTTCACCCCAGCAGTGCTTTCctgaaaaaaacctcaaaaaaaCTCGCAGCGGTTTTGCAAAGCAAACTGAGCCCTGTCCTGCAGAGGAACTCCAAAGAGGACGACAAAGATGAGTAA
- the PET117 gene encoding protein PET117 homolog, mitochondrial: MSRSSQAVLVVTALLSAATIAAVHVQQRRERERLYSGVLRDLERQSQKRENIRLLEEQIALTKRLTEEREKMLVEKGSQQS; encoded by the exons ATGTCGAGGAGCTCCCAGGCGGTGCTGGTTGTCACCGCGCTCCTTTCCGCCGCCACCATCGCGGCCGTGCACGTCCAGCAGCGGCGGGAGCGTGAG AGGCTGTACAGCGGTGTTCTCAGAGATCTGGAGCGACAAagtcagaaaagggaaaacattcGCCTGCTGGAAGAGCAGATTGCTTTGACGAAGCGTCttacagaagagagagagaagatgcTGGTGGAAAAGGGATCCCAGCAGTCCTAG